One Streptomyces sp. NBC_01217 genomic region harbors:
- a CDS encoding acetate kinase: MTTPKTVRADRVLVLNSGSSSVKYQLLDMSDHSRLAAGLVERIGEETSRLVHTPLVGGGAEPRERIGRIADHEAALKAAAEELAADGLGLDSPALAAIGHRVVHGGLRFTEPVVIDDEVLTEIERLVPVAPLHNPANIVGIRTAQALRPDLPQVAVFDTAFHTTMPEYAARYAIDVETADAHRIRRYGFHGTSHAYVSRKAAELLGRSPEDVNVIVLHLGNGASASAVAGGRCVETSMGLTPLEGLVMGTRSGDIDPAVTFHLKRVAGMSTDEIDVLLNKKSGLVGLCGDNDMREIRRRVDEGDERAALAFDIYVHRLKKYIGAYSAVLGRVDAVVFTAGVGENSAPVREAAITGLEEFGLAVDADLNAVRSGSPRLISPDYARVAVAVVPTDEELEIAVQTFALVGQAHN, encoded by the coding sequence ATGACCACCCCGAAGACAGTGCGCGCCGATCGCGTACTCGTGCTCAACTCCGGCTCCTCGTCGGTGAAGTACCAGCTCCTGGACATGAGCGACCACTCCCGGCTGGCGGCCGGACTGGTCGAGCGGATCGGCGAGGAGACCTCCCGGCTGGTGCACACCCCGCTGGTCGGCGGGGGCGCCGAGCCGCGCGAGCGCATCGGCCGGATCGCCGATCACGAGGCCGCGCTGAAGGCGGCGGCCGAGGAGCTGGCGGCCGACGGCCTCGGCCTGGACTCCCCCGCGCTGGCGGCGATCGGCCACCGGGTGGTGCACGGCGGGCTGCGGTTCACCGAGCCCGTGGTGATCGACGACGAGGTGCTGACGGAGATCGAGCGCCTGGTCCCGGTGGCCCCGCTGCACAATCCGGCGAACATCGTCGGCATCCGTACCGCACAGGCCCTGCGTCCGGACCTGCCGCAGGTGGCGGTCTTCGACACGGCGTTCCACACGACGATGCCGGAGTACGCGGCGCGGTACGCGATCGATGTGGAGACCGCCGACGCGCACCGCATCCGGCGCTACGGATTCCACGGCACCTCGCACGCCTATGTCTCCCGCAAGGCCGCCGAGCTGCTGGGACGCAGCCCCGAGGACGTCAATGTCATCGTGCTGCACCTGGGCAACGGCGCCTCGGCCTCGGCGGTGGCGGGCGGCAGGTGCGTGGAGACCTCGATGGGACTGACCCCGCTGGAGGGGCTGGTGATGGGTACGCGCTCGGGCGACATCGATCCGGCCGTCACCTTCCACCTCAAGCGGGTGGCGGGGATGTCGACGGACGAGATCGACGTACTGCTCAACAAGAAGAGCGGCCTGGTCGGGCTCTGCGGCGACAACGACATGCGGGAGATCCGGCGCCGGGTCGACGAGGGCGACGAGCGGGCGGCGCTCGCGTTCGACATCTATGTGCACCGGCTGAAGAAGTACATCGGCGCCTATTCGGCGGTCCTCGGGCGGGTGGATGCGGTGGTGTTCACGGCGGGGGTCGGGGAGAACTCGGCGCCCGTACGGGAGGCTGCGATCACCGGTCTCGAAGAGTTCGGCCTGGCGGTGGACGCGGATCTGAACGCCGTACGGTCCGGCTCACCGCGGCTGATCTCGCCGGACTACGCGCGGGTCGCGGTCGCCGTGGTGCCGACGGACGAGGAGCTGGAGATCGCCGTCCAGACCTTCGCACTCGTCGGACAGGCCCACAACTGA
- the pta gene encoding phosphate acetyltransferase, which yields MTRSVYVTGIDRGDGRQVVDLGVMELLTRQVDRVGVFRPLVHDGPDRLFELLRARYRLSQDPASAYGLDYHEASALQAEQGTDELVSRLVDRFHQVAQKYEVVLVLGTDFAATQLPDELALNARLANEFGASVIAVVGGKGQPADSVRAETHNAYRAYAGLGCDVLAMIVNRVAAEDRDAIAERLAARLPVPCSVLPDDAALSAPTVAQITAALGGTVLLGDDSGLARDALDFVFGGAMLPNMLKALTPGCMVVTPGDRADLVIGSLAAHSAGTPPIAGVLLTLNERPGEEILRLAARLAPGTPVISVAGGSFPTAGELFALEGKLNAATPRKAETALGLFERHVDTGALLDRISVARSGRVTPMMFEHELLEQARADRRRVVLPEGTEERVLRAADVLLRRDVCDLTLLGDPGVIRKKAADLGIDLAGTQLIDPQTSELRQAFAERYAQLRAHRGVTVELAYDVVADVNYFGTLMVQEGLADGMVSGAVHSTAATIRPAFEIIRTKGAERSSSGRVAAGAGGTKPDASIVSSVFFMCLADKVLVYGDCAVNPDPDAEQLADIAVQSAATAARFGVEPRIAMLSYSTGTSGSGADVDKVREATDRVRRSRPDLRIEGPIQYDAAVEPSVAATKLPGSEVAGQATVLIFPDLNTGNNTYKAVQRSAGAVAVGPVLQGLRKPVNDLSRGALVQDIVNTVAITAIQAQGEEQTA from the coding sequence GTGACGCGCAGCGTGTACGTGACCGGGATCGACCGGGGAGACGGCCGGCAGGTCGTCGATCTGGGAGTCATGGAGCTCCTGACGCGTCAGGTGGACCGGGTCGGGGTGTTCCGGCCGCTCGTGCACGACGGACCCGACCGGCTGTTCGAGCTGCTGCGGGCCCGCTACCGGCTCTCCCAGGATCCCGCGTCGGCCTATGGGCTGGACTACCACGAGGCGTCCGCGCTCCAGGCGGAGCAGGGTACGGACGAACTGGTCTCCCGGCTCGTCGACCGCTTCCATCAGGTGGCCCAGAAGTACGAGGTGGTGCTGGTACTCGGCACCGACTTCGCCGCCACCCAGCTCCCGGACGAGCTGGCGCTCAACGCCCGGCTCGCCAATGAGTTCGGCGCCTCGGTCATCGCGGTGGTCGGCGGGAAGGGCCAGCCCGCGGATTCCGTACGGGCCGAGACCCACAACGCCTACCGGGCGTACGCCGGCCTGGGCTGCGACGTCCTCGCGATGATCGTGAACCGGGTGGCGGCCGAGGACCGTGATGCCATCGCGGAGCGGCTGGCGGCCCGGCTGCCCGTCCCCTGTTCGGTCCTGCCGGACGACGCCGCGCTCTCCGCGCCGACCGTCGCCCAGATCACCGCGGCGCTCGGCGGCACGGTGCTGCTCGGCGACGACTCCGGGCTGGCCAGGGACGCGCTGGACTTCGTCTTCGGCGGTGCGATGCTGCCGAACATGCTGAAGGCGCTGACGCCGGGCTGCATGGTGGTCACGCCCGGGGACCGCGCGGATCTGGTGATCGGCTCGCTGGCCGCGCACAGCGCCGGGACCCCGCCCATCGCGGGGGTGCTGCTCACCCTGAACGAACGCCCCGGCGAGGAGATACTCAGGCTGGCCGCGCGACTCGCACCGGGCACCCCGGTCATCTCCGTGGCCGGCGGCTCCTTCCCCACCGCAGGGGAACTCTTCGCGCTGGAAGGCAAGTTGAACGCGGCGACGCCCCGCAAGGCCGAGACCGCACTGGGCCTCTTCGAGCGCCATGTGGACACCGGCGCCCTGCTGGACCGGATCTCGGTGGCCCGCAGCGGCCGGGTCACCCCGATGATGTTCGAGCACGAACTGCTGGAGCAGGCCCGCGCCGACCGGCGCCGCGTCGTCCTGCCGGAGGGCACCGAGGAACGGGTGCTGCGCGCCGCCGACGTACTGCTGCGCCGCGACGTCTGCGACCTCACGCTCCTCGGCGACCCCGGCGTCATCCGCAAGAAGGCCGCCGACCTCGGCATCGATCTCGCCGGTACGCAGCTCATCGACCCGCAGACCTCCGAGCTGCGCCAGGCCTTCGCGGAGCGGTACGCACAGCTGCGCGCGCACCGCGGGGTCACGGTCGAGCTGGCGTACGACGTCGTCGCGGACGTCAACTACTTCGGCACCCTGATGGTCCAGGAGGGGCTCGCGGACGGCATGGTCTCGGGAGCCGTGCACTCCACGGCGGCGACGATCCGCCCCGCGTTCGAGATCATAAGAACGAAGGGGGCCGAGCGAAGCTCGTCAGGCAGGGTGGCGGCGGGCGCTGGGGGGACCAAGCCGGACGCCTCGATCGTCTCCTCCGTCTTCTTCATGTGCCTGGCCGACAAGGTCCTGGTGTACGGGGACTGCGCGGTCAACCCGGACCCGGACGCGGAGCAGCTCGCCGACATCGCGGTGCAGTCGGCCGCCACCGCCGCGCGCTTCGGTGTGGAGCCGCGGATCGCGATGCTGTCGTACTCGACGGGCACCTCGGGGTCGGGCGCCGACGTCGACAAGGTGCGCGAGGCGACGGACCGGGTGCGCAGGAGCCGGCCGGACCTCAGGATCGAGGGCCCGATCCAGTACGACGCGGCGGTGGAGCCGAGCGTCGCCGCGACGAAGCTGCCCGGCTCCGAGGTGGCCGGGCAGGCGACGGTGCTGATCTTCCCGGACCTGAACACCGGCAACAACACGTACAAGGCCGTGCAGCGCTCGGCGGGCGCGGTGGCCGTCGGACCGGTGCTCCAGGGGCTGCGGAAGCCCGTCAACGATCTATCCCGGGGCGCGCTCGTCCAGGACATCGTCAATACCGTGGCCATCACGGCGATCCAGGCGCAGGGCGAGGAGCAGACCGCATGA
- a CDS encoding ATP-dependent 6-phosphofructokinase, translating to MRIGVLTAGGDCPGLNAVIRSVVHRAVAGYGDEVIGFEDGFKGLLDGHFRPLGLNEVSGILSLGGTILGSARLERDRLREAAENCAELSRRYGMDALIPIGGEGTLTAARMLSDAGMPVVGVPKTIDNDISATDRTFGFDTAVGVATDAIDRLKTTAESHQRVMVVEVMGRHAGWIALESGMAGGAHGICLPERRFQVEDLVKMVEERFARGKKFAVICVAEGAHPAEGSMPYAKGEIDQYGHERFQGIGNRLAIELETRLGKEARPVILGHVQRGGTPTAYDRVLATRFGWHAVEAAHRGDFGRMTALRGNDIKMVPLADAITRLKTVPADRMDEAESVF from the coding sequence ATGCGCATCGGAGTTCTCACGGCAGGCGGCGACTGCCCAGGCCTGAACGCAGTGATCCGGTCGGTCGTGCACCGTGCCGTGGCGGGTTACGGCGATGAAGTCATCGGCTTCGAGGACGGGTTCAAGGGACTCCTCGACGGCCACTTCCGCCCCCTCGGTCTCAACGAGGTCAGCGGCATCCTCTCCCTCGGCGGCACCATTCTCGGCTCGGCCCGGCTGGAGCGCGACCGGCTGCGCGAGGCCGCCGAGAACTGCGCCGAGCTGAGCCGCCGTTACGGCATGGACGCCCTCATCCCGATCGGCGGCGAAGGCACCCTCACCGCCGCGCGGATGCTGTCGGACGCCGGGATGCCCGTCGTCGGCGTCCCCAAGACCATCGACAACGACATCTCCGCCACCGACCGCACCTTCGGCTTCGACACCGCGGTGGGCGTCGCCACCGATGCCATAGACCGCCTCAAGACCACCGCCGAATCGCACCAGCGGGTCATGGTCGTCGAGGTGATGGGCCGCCACGCGGGCTGGATCGCGCTGGAGTCCGGCATGGCGGGCGGCGCGCACGGCATCTGCCTGCCCGAGCGCCGCTTCCAGGTCGAGGACCTGGTCAAGATGGTCGAGGAACGCTTCGCACGCGGCAAGAAGTTCGCGGTCATCTGTGTCGCCGAGGGCGCGCACCCGGCCGAGGGCTCCATGCCGTACGCCAAGGGCGAGATCGACCAGTACGGCCACGAGCGCTTCCAGGGCATCGGCAACCGGCTGGCCATCGAGCTGGAGACCCGGCTCGGCAAGGAGGCACGGCCGGTCATTCTCGGCCATGTGCAGCGCGGCGGCACGCCGACCGCGTACGACCGGGTGCTCGCCACCCGCTTCGGCTGGCACGCGGTGGAGGCCGCGCACCGCGGAGACTTCGGCCGGATGACGGCCCTGCGCGGCAACGACATCAAGATGGTCCCGCTCGCCGACGCCATCACCCGGCTCAAGACCGTACCGGCGGACCGGATGGACGAGGCGGAGTCGGTCTTCTGA
- a CDS encoding helix-turn-helix transcriptional regulator, translating to MLPGHVAYGLGAQYGLRVSAETVVAWERGLAVPSEYELTALAGVLWCSPGELLTAARTLREHRVARELAVEELARLLGLTATAYLRMEEAGRWRGNERQSAVLSEVLGLTPAGFVTVCGRDEELAELLRGAVTTRWQAHVRQVAKLVPLERGFLQDVMEQLHADYQALMVSTLSWSSTGTERAGATGAAGREFLAEIVERFWGTAGVRKPDA from the coding sequence ATGCTTCCCGGCCACGTCGCCTACGGACTCGGGGCCCAGTACGGACTCCGTGTCAGCGCCGAGACGGTGGTCGCCTGGGAGCGCGGGCTCGCCGTCCCGAGCGAGTACGAACTCACGGCGCTGGCCGGGGTGTTGTGGTGCTCGCCGGGCGAGCTGCTCACCGCCGCGCGCACCCTGCGGGAGCACCGGGTGGCCAGGGAGCTGGCCGTGGAGGAGCTGGCGCGTCTGCTGGGGCTGACGGCCACCGCGTATCTGCGGATGGAGGAGGCGGGGCGCTGGCGCGGCAATGAACGCCAGTCCGCGGTGCTCAGCGAGGTGCTGGGGCTGACCCCCGCCGGGTTCGTGACGGTCTGCGGCCGGGACGAGGAGCTGGCGGAGCTGCTGCGCGGCGCGGTGACGACGCGCTGGCAGGCCCATGTGCGGCAGGTGGCGAAGCTGGTGCCGCTGGAGCGCGGCTTCCTCCAGGACGTGATGGAGCAGCTGCACGCCGACTACCAGGCGCTGATGGTGTCGACGCTGAGCTGGAGCAGCACGGGTACGGAGCGGGCCGGGGCGACGGGTGCGGCGGGGCGGGAGTTCCTGGCGGAGATCGTGGAACGGTTCTGGGGGACGGCGGGGGTACGGAAGCCGGATGCCTGA
- a CDS encoding response regulator, producing MIQVLVVEDDPVAADAHQLYVGRVPGFAVAAVAHSRAEAVRALDRTPVDLLLLDLYLPDGHGLQLLRSLRAAGHAADVIAVTSARDLAVVREGVSLGVVQYVLKPFTFATLRDRLVRYAEFRAAAGEASGQDEVDRALGALRAPQPSRLPKGLSGPTLEAVTRVLRAAPDGVTAGAAGVEVGISRITARRYLEHLVTVGRAVRSPQYGQIGRPELHYRWVAENR from the coding sequence ATGATCCAGGTGCTGGTGGTCGAGGACGATCCCGTCGCCGCGGACGCCCATCAGCTGTATGTGGGCCGCGTCCCCGGATTCGCCGTGGCCGCGGTCGCGCACTCGCGCGCGGAGGCGGTGCGGGCGCTGGACCGTACGCCGGTCGATCTGCTGCTCCTGGATCTGTATCTGCCCGACGGCCACGGCCTTCAGCTGCTGCGCTCGCTGCGCGCGGCCGGGCACGCGGCGGATGTCATCGCGGTGACGTCGGCGCGCGATCTGGCGGTGGTGCGGGAAGGGGTGTCGCTCGGTGTCGTCCAGTACGTGCTGAAACCGTTCACCTTCGCCACCCTGCGCGACCGGCTCGTGCGCTACGCCGAGTTCCGCGCGGCGGCCGGTGAGGCGAGCGGTCAGGACGAGGTGGACCGGGCGCTGGGCGCCCTGCGCGCACCGCAGCCGTCCCGGCTGCCGAAGGGGCTGAGCGGCCCGACGCTGGAGGCCGTCACCCGCGTCCTGCGGGCCGCTCCGGACGGGGTCACGGCGGGCGCGGCCGGGGTGGAGGTGGGGATCTCGCGGATCACGGCGCGCCGCTATCTGGAGCATCTGGTGACGGTGGGGCGTGCGGTGCGCAGTCCGCAGTACGGTCAGATCGGGCGCCCGGAGCTGCACTACCGGTGGGTGGCCGAGAACCGCTGA
- a CDS encoding sensor histidine kinase: MRLPRTRPRSLAGQLFAMQVVLVAAVVAGCAFFAYVSGSGQAKETAARQVRAAALAIADSPSVREAIRTPDPSAVLQPYAEKVRRDTGIAFVTIMSPDRIRWTHPDAGLIGEKFLGHTARALRGETFTETYTGTLGPSIRVVTPIRDGGRITGLVSAGITVDRVSSQVRAQLGALGLAAGGALALGGIGTYVINARLRRHTHGMNAAELSRMHDYHQATLHAVREGLLMLDGRRRIALINDAGRELLGLGAGAVGRRVDELDLPAPLTGALLASEERVDELHLTAERVIVVNTRPVVGGEQRGTVVTLRDHTELQALSGELDSERGFTQALRSQAHEAANRLHTVVSLIELGRAQEAVGFATAELELAQALTDRVVGAVAEPVLAALLLGKAAQANERGVELVLAEDSLIDDGALPATLPPRDLVTVLGNLIDNAVDAASEAVTGVPGSAAVPAQRGAAAGRSGRARVTVTALAGEGELLLRVADTGAGIDPDDAAEVFDRGWSTHGAGRGIGLALVQQAVHRNGGTVALGHGPDGGAQFTVRLPLAVAHRTTSAAKEATA; the protein is encoded by the coding sequence ATGCGCCTCCCCCGTACCCGCCCCCGCAGCCTCGCAGGGCAGCTCTTCGCCATGCAGGTGGTGCTGGTCGCGGCCGTGGTGGCGGGGTGCGCGTTCTTCGCGTACGTCTCCGGCAGCGGACAGGCGAAGGAGACGGCGGCCCGGCAGGTCAGGGCGGCGGCGCTGGCGATCGCCGACTCCCCGTCCGTACGGGAGGCGATCCGCACCCCGGACCCGTCGGCCGTGCTGCAGCCGTACGCGGAGAAGGTCCGCAGGGACACCGGGATCGCCTTCGTCACGATCATGTCCCCGGACCGGATCCGCTGGACGCACCCGGACGCCGGGCTGATCGGCGAGAAGTTCCTCGGGCACACCGCGCGGGCGCTGCGCGGCGAGACGTTCACGGAGACGTACACCGGCACGCTCGGCCCCTCGATCCGGGTCGTCACCCCGATCCGGGACGGCGGCAGGATCACCGGCCTGGTCAGCGCGGGCATCACGGTCGACCGGGTCTCCTCGCAGGTGCGGGCACAGCTGGGGGCGCTGGGGCTGGCGGCGGGCGGGGCCCTCGCCCTCGGCGGCATCGGCACGTACGTGATCAACGCCCGGCTCCGGCGGCACACGCACGGCATGAACGCCGCCGAGCTGAGCCGGATGCACGACTACCACCAGGCCACGCTGCACGCGGTGCGCGAAGGGCTGCTGATGCTCGACGGACGGCGCAGGATCGCGCTGATCAACGACGCGGGCCGGGAGCTGCTCGGTCTCGGTGCCGGTGCGGTCGGGCGCAGGGTCGACGAGCTGGATCTGCCGGCGCCGCTGACCGGTGCGCTGCTCGCCTCCGAGGAGCGGGTCGACGAGCTGCATCTGACGGCGGAGCGGGTGATCGTCGTCAACACCCGTCCGGTGGTGGGCGGGGAGCAGCGCGGTACGGTCGTGACGCTGCGCGATCACACGGAACTGCAGGCACTGTCCGGTGAGTTGGACTCCGAGCGGGGGTTCACCCAGGCCCTGCGCTCGCAGGCGCACGAGGCGGCGAACCGGCTGCACACGGTCGTCTCGCTGATCGAACTGGGCCGGGCGCAGGAGGCGGTGGGTTTCGCCACCGCCGAACTGGAGCTGGCCCAGGCCCTCACGGACCGGGTGGTGGGCGCCGTCGCCGAACCGGTGCTGGCCGCGCTGCTGCTCGGCAAGGCGGCGCAGGCCAACGAGCGGGGGGTGGAGCTGGTGCTCGCGGAGGACAGTCTGATCGACGACGGCGCCCTGCCCGCGACCCTGCCGCCGCGGGACCTGGTGACGGTCCTCGGCAATCTGATCGACAACGCGGTGGACGCCGCCTCCGAGGCGGTGACCGGGGTGCCGGGGTCCGCAGCCGTGCCCGCCCAGCGGGGAGCGGCGGCGGGCCGGTCCGGCCGCGCCCGGGTCACCGTCACCGCGCTCGCCGGGGAGGGCGAGCTGCTGCTGCGGGTCGCCGACACCGGGGCCGGGATCGATCCGGACGACGCGGCCGAGGTGTTCGACCGGGGCTGGTCGACGCACGGCGCGGGGCGGGGGATCGGGCTGGCCCTCGTGCAGCAGGCGGTGCATCGCAACGGCGGGACGGTGGCGCTGGGCCACGGTCCGGACGGCGGTGCGCAGTTCACGGTGCGGCTGCCGCTGGCCGTCGCCCACCGCACGACGTCCGCCGCGAAGGAGGCCACCGCATGA
- a CDS encoding cation:dicarboxylate symporter family transporter → MGVPTARRDRTHYLYLAVIAAVGLGILVGFVAPDFAVELKPIGTGFVNLIKMMISPIIFCTIVLGVGSVRKAAKVGAVGGLALGYFLVMSTVALAIGLLVGNILEPGSGLHLTEAVRAAGEKQAAGASESTVDFLLGIIPTTMVSAFTEGEVLQTLLIALLAGFALQAMGSAGEPVLRGIGHIQRLVFRVLAMIMWAAPVGAFGAMAAVVGETGVDALKSLAIIMVGFYITCAIFVFVVLGTILRLVAGVNLLLLLKYLGREFLLILSTSSSESALPRLIAKMEHLGVSKSVAGITVPTGYSFNLDGTAIYLTMSSLFIANAMGDPLSAGEQISLLLFMIVASKGAAGVTGAGLATLAGGLQSHRPGLVDGVGLIVGIDRFMSEARALTNFAGNAVATVLVGTWTKEIDKERVDQVLAGAIPFDEQMLTDEGPTEPYVPESRDGDGEKASLAKA, encoded by the coding sequence ATGGGAGTGCCAACCGCCAGGCGGGACCGTACGCATTATCTGTATCTCGCCGTGATCGCGGCCGTGGGCCTCGGCATCCTCGTGGGCTTCGTGGCCCCGGACTTCGCCGTGGAGCTCAAGCCGATCGGTACCGGCTTCGTCAACCTCATCAAGATGATGATCTCGCCGATCATCTTCTGCACGATCGTGCTGGGCGTCGGATCGGTGCGCAAGGCCGCCAAGGTCGGCGCGGTCGGCGGCCTCGCCCTCGGCTACTTCCTCGTGATGTCGACCGTCGCGCTCGCCATCGGTCTGCTCGTCGGCAACATCCTGGAGCCCGGCTCGGGCCTCCACCTCACCGAGGCCGTGCGCGCCGCCGGTGAGAAGCAGGCGGCCGGTGCCAGCGAGTCCACCGTGGACTTCCTGCTCGGCATCATCCCGACGACGATGGTCTCCGCCTTCACCGAGGGCGAGGTGCTGCAGACCCTGCTGATCGCCCTGCTCGCGGGCTTCGCCCTGCAGGCCATGGGCTCGGCCGGCGAACCGGTCCTGCGCGGCATCGGACACATCCAGCGCCTCGTCTTCCGCGTCCTCGCCATGATCATGTGGGCGGCCCCGGTCGGCGCCTTCGGCGCGATGGCCGCGGTGGTCGGCGAGACCGGCGTCGACGCGCTGAAGTCCCTCGCGATCATCATGGTCGGCTTCTACATCACCTGCGCGATCTTCGTCTTCGTGGTGCTCGGCACGATCCTGCGGCTGGTCGCCGGTGTGAACCTGCTGCTCCTGCTGAAGTACCTGGGCCGCGAGTTCCTGCTGATCCTCTCCACCTCGTCGTCCGAGTCCGCGCTGCCGCGGCTGATCGCCAAGATGGAGCACCTCGGCGTCAGCAAGTCCGTCGCGGGCATCACCGTGCCGACCGGATACTCCTTCAACCTCGACGGCACCGCGATCTACCTCACGATGTCCTCGCTCTTCATCGCCAACGCGATGGGTGACCCGCTGAGCGCCGGTGAGCAGATCTCCCTCCTGCTCTTCATGATCGTCGCCTCGAAGGGCGCGGCCGGAGTCACCGGCGCGGGCCTGGCCACCCTTGCGGGCGGCCTGCAGTCGCACCGCCCCGGCCTGGTCGACGGCGTCGGTCTGATCGTCGGCATCGACCGCTTCATGAGCGAGGCCCGAGCCCTGACGAACTTCGCGGGCAATGCGGTGGCCACCGTCCTGGTAGGCACCTGGACCAAGGAGATCGACAAGGAGCGGGTGGACCAGGTGCTGGCCGGCGCCATCCCGTTCGACGAGCAGATGCTCACCGACGAGGGCCCCACGGAGCCGTACGTCCCGGAGTCCAGGGACGGCGACGGCGAGAAGGCCTCGCTGGCGAAGGCGTAA
- a CDS encoding family 16 glycosylhydrolase, with product MALVLAGLATVLGSGSARGAVPPAPGWDLKWSDDFNGADRSLPSAANWQIDTGHAYPGGPANWGTGEIQNYTANPDNLSLDGNGNLRITPLRDGAGNWTSGRVETVRSDFKAPAGGTLRIESRIQMPNVTGNAALGYWPAFWALGSPYRGNYWNWPGIGEFDIMENVNGINSVWGVLHCGVNPGGPCNETSGIASNRACPGASCQSEFHTYTFEWDRSVTPNALRWYVDGQQFHSVSQNQLDAGTWANMTEHAGYFILLNLAIGGAFPNALGGSTPTAETVPGRPMLVDYVGVWTKGGGTDPTDPPDPTDPPSGSADLTLRSGGGLGAAEASGSAVTLASADGANYDGTPHSPQTFTASGITRTYNGGSTQFDLFVDAGTTVANGQQVRVSYDRTGDGTWDRTETYNYFPTDPVPGYEHYTQSKGLMASTGSQGNLVNGKVRVEIWNAIGNGSSTVGVGNQSVVHIPFG from the coding sequence ATGGCCCTGGTCCTGGCCGGACTGGCCACCGTCCTCGGTTCCGGATCCGCACGCGGCGCCGTCCCCCCGGCACCCGGCTGGGACCTGAAGTGGAGCGATGACTTCAACGGCGCCGACCGCTCCCTGCCCTCGGCCGCGAACTGGCAGATCGACACCGGCCACGCCTATCCGGGCGGCCCCGCGAACTGGGGCACGGGTGAGATCCAGAACTACACCGCCAACCCCGACAACCTCAGCCTCGACGGCAACGGCAACCTCCGGATCACCCCGCTGCGGGACGGCGCGGGCAACTGGACCTCGGGCCGGGTCGAGACCGTACGCTCCGACTTCAAGGCCCCGGCGGGCGGCACCCTGCGCATCGAGAGCCGGATCCAGATGCCGAACGTCACGGGGAACGCGGCCCTCGGCTACTGGCCCGCGTTCTGGGCGCTCGGCTCCCCGTACCGCGGCAACTACTGGAACTGGCCGGGCATCGGTGAGTTCGACATCATGGAGAACGTCAACGGGATCAACTCCGTCTGGGGCGTGCTGCACTGCGGCGTCAACCCGGGCGGCCCGTGCAACGAGACGAGCGGCATCGCCAGCAACCGAGCCTGCCCCGGGGCCAGTTGCCAGTCGGAGTTCCACACGTACACCTTCGAGTGGGACCGCTCCGTCACTCCCAACGCGCTGCGCTGGTACGTGGACGGGCAGCAGTTCCACTCCGTGTCCCAGAACCAGCTGGACGCCGGCACCTGGGCCAACATGACCGAGCACGCGGGGTACTTCATCCTGCTCAACCTCGCGATCGGCGGCGCGTTCCCCAACGCGCTGGGCGGCAGCACCCCCACCGCGGAGACCGTCCCGGGCCGTCCCATGCTCGTCGACTACGTCGGCGTCTGGACCAAGGGCGGCGGCACCGACCCGACCGACCCGCCGGACCCGACCGATCCGCCGTCCGGCTCGGCCGACCTCACGCTCCGCTCCGGCGGCGGTCTCGGGGCGGCAGAGGCGTCCGGCTCGGCGGTCACCCTCGCCTCGGCGGACGGCGCCAACTACGACGGCACCCCGCACAGCCCGCAGACCTTCACCGCCTCCGGCATCACCCGGACGTACAACGGCGGGTCCACCCAGTTCGACCTGTTCGTCGACGCGGGCACGACCGTCGCCAACGGGCAGCAGGTGAGGGTGAGTTACGACCGTACGGGCGACGGGACCTGGGACCGCACGGAGACGTACAACTACTTCCCCACCGACCCCGTCCCCGGCTATGAGCACTACACGCAGAGCAAGGGGCTCATGGCCTCGACCGGGAGCCAGGGCAATCTGGTGAACGGCAAGGTCAGGGTGGAGATCTGGAACGCCATCGGCAACGGCTCCAGCACGGTCGGGGTCGGCAACCAGTCGGTCGTCCACATCCCGTTCGGCTGA
- a CDS encoding MerR family transcriptional regulator, which yields MRIGELAERAGTTTRTLRYYESRGLLSARRAGNGYRAYDEDDLRLVQQIRTLQDFGFELEETRPFVECLRAGHPAGDACPASLAVYRRKLGELDSLIEQLRAVRAQVGTQLARAELEAGAELPGGPEPRCELGG from the coding sequence ATGCGAATCGGGGAGCTGGCCGAGCGGGCCGGGACGACCACACGGACTCTGCGCTACTACGAGTCACGCGGACTGCTGTCCGCGCGCCGCGCCGGCAACGGCTACCGCGCGTACGACGAGGACGATCTGCGTCTCGTCCAGCAGATCCGGACCTTGCAGGACTTCGGCTTCGAGCTGGAGGAGACCCGCCCGTTCGTCGAGTGCCTGCGCGCCGGCCACCCGGCCGGTGACGCCTGCCCCGCCTCGCTGGCCGTCTACCGGCGCAAGCTCGGCGAGCTCGACTCGCTCATCGAGCAGCTCCGGGCGGTACGCGCCCAGGTGGGCACCCAGCTCGCGCGGGCCGAGCTGGAGGCCGGGGCGGAGCTTCCCGGCGGTCCGGAACCACGATGCGAATTGGGAGGATGA